One genomic region from Acidimicrobiia bacterium encodes:
- a CDS encoding neutral zinc metallopeptidase produces MVKWKPTSGRYVENRRGRQATRSSGSMGFPSGGSGGGGSLPIGKMGLPILILIVVLSVCMGGGLGTDSATVTPTAAPDQSQTAAPSNCALDNSELVQFMCAITDNTQDIWARRYAAAGATYQPTKLVIFDGYTNSGCGGADARVGPHYCPLDQTMYLDLGFFQTLGNEFGAPGDFAQAYVIAHEVGHHIQTLEGINDDVRTAQQNDPANANQLSIAMELQADCFAGIWAHDANQLTDDVGAVELEIGDLEEGIAAAEAVGDDRVQQASTGRIDPESWTHGSSQQRVDWFLTGYNSGDLNLCDTFSG; encoded by the coding sequence AGAAGCAGCGGTTCGATGGGCTTTCCATCTGGCGGGTCTGGCGGCGGAGGCAGCCTCCCGATCGGCAAAATGGGTTTACCGATCCTCATTCTTATCGTGGTCCTCAGCGTCTGTATGGGCGGTGGACTCGGAACCGACAGTGCGACCGTGACCCCGACCGCCGCTCCCGACCAGTCCCAAACGGCGGCACCATCCAACTGCGCCCTCGATAACTCCGAGCTCGTCCAGTTCATGTGCGCCATCACCGACAATACCCAGGACATCTGGGCTCGCCGGTACGCGGCGGCTGGTGCGACCTACCAACCAACCAAGCTGGTCATTTTCGACGGTTACACGAATTCGGGTTGCGGTGGTGCTGACGCCCGGGTCGGACCGCACTACTGCCCACTCGACCAGACCATGTACCTGGATTTGGGTTTCTTCCAGACCCTTGGCAACGAATTCGGGGCGCCAGGAGACTTCGCTCAGGCTTATGTGATCGCCCACGAAGTTGGCCACCATATCCAGACACTTGAGGGCATCAACGACGATGTGCGCACCGCCCAGCAAAACGATCCCGCCAACGCCAACCAACTCTCAATCGCCATGGAACTTCAGGCGGACTGTTTCGCCGGTATCTGGGCCCATGACGCCAATCAACTGACCGACGACGTTGGTGCCGTCGAACTCGAAATCGGCGATCTCGAGGAGGGCATCGCAGCGGCCGAAGCGGTAGGTGACGATCGAGTCCAACAGGCTTCGACAGGTCGCATCGACCCCGAGTCATGGACCCACGGCTCGTCCCAGCAACGGGTCGACTGGTTCCTGACGGGCTACAACTCGGGCGACCTTAACCTCTGCGACACCTTCAGCGGTTAG